A single Corynebacterium stationis DNA region contains:
- a CDS encoding permease: protein MLISALGTFTILLVELLLLFLVISYAVALINRRFGPERLQSWMAGGAVPGQVKGLALGAITPFCSCSTIPMFVSMLKAGVAFRTTVTYLIASPLLNPVIVGGIWLIFTWQVAISYAVIMVLLSLGAPWAWTALGMEDQLRKVKVKGGRQLDGTPWRGIKQETPAAIRQAWDDLRPMLLPMIIGVSIGAFIYGGVPEDGLGFMAGGNVWWLIPLAAVIGIPLYVRLETMLPVALALSGAGVAIGPIFAMMIGGAGASPPEVSMLAAVFKPKLLATFVITILLAAMLAGYAMTIIL from the coding sequence ATGCTGATTAGCGCGCTCGGCACGTTCACTATCCTCCTGGTCGAACTGCTCCTGCTGTTTCTGGTGATCTCCTATGCGGTCGCGCTGATCAACCGGCGCTTCGGCCCGGAGCGGTTGCAGAGCTGGATGGCTGGTGGAGCGGTTCCCGGCCAGGTCAAAGGACTGGCATTGGGGGCGATCACTCCGTTTTGTTCCTGTTCGACGATCCCGATGTTTGTCAGCATGCTCAAAGCCGGGGTGGCCTTTCGTACCACCGTGACCTACCTGATCGCTTCGCCGCTGCTCAACCCGGTTATCGTCGGCGGGATCTGGCTGATCTTTACCTGGCAGGTCGCGATCAGCTACGCGGTGATCATGGTGCTGCTGTCGCTGGGAGCACCCTGGGCCTGGACCGCGCTGGGCATGGAAGACCAGCTGCGCAAGGTCAAGGTCAAGGGCGGTCGCCAGCTGGACGGGACCCCGTGGCGTGGAATCAAACAAGAAACCCCGGCAGCGATCCGTCAGGCATGGGACGATCTTCGCCCCATGCTCCTTCCGATGATCATCGGCGTGTCCATCGGTGCATTCATCTACGGGGGCGTGCCCGAAGACGGCCTGGGATTTATGGCCGGTGGAAACGTCTGGTGGCTGATTCCACTAGCTGCGGTGATCGGTATCCCGCTGTATGTCCGACTGGAGACGATGCTGCCGGTCGCCCTGGCTTTATCGGGTGCCGGGGTGGCCATCGGCCCGATCTTCGCGATGATGATCGGCGGGGCGGGGGCCTCTCCGCCGGAGGTCTCCATGTTGGCGGCGGTGTTCAAGCCAAAACTGTTGGCCACCTTCGTGATCACGATTCTGCTGGCGGCCATGCTGGCCGGCTACGCGATGACGATCATCCTCTAA